Proteins co-encoded in one Accipiter gentilis chromosome 5, bAccGen1.1, whole genome shotgun sequence genomic window:
- the OTOR gene encoding otoraplin produces MTHINLVALLLCLGLMCPVVTEIFMDKLASRKLCADDDCVYTISLARAEEDYNAPDCRFINIKKGQLIYVYSKLVKEDDSGEFWAGSVYGEQYEDHMGTVGYFPSSLVSEQHVYQEANKTVRTMDIDFFCE; encoded by the exons ATGACACATATTAATTTGGTTGCTTTACTTTTGTGTCTCGGATTAATGTGTCCTGTTGTAACTGAAATTTTTATGGACAAGCTTGCCAGCAGGAAGCTGTGTGCTGATGATGACTGTGTCT acacCATTTCCCTTGCCAGAGCAGAAGAGGATTATAATGCTCCAGACTGTAGattcattaatattaaaaaagggCAGTTGATTTATGTTTACTCAAAACTAGTGAAAGAAGACGACTCTGGAGAATTCTGGGCTGGAAGT GTTTATGGAGAACAGTATGAAGACCATATGGGGACAGTTGGTTATTTCCCTAGCAGTTTAGTCTCAGAACAACATGTCTATCAAGAAGCAAATAAGACTGTTCGTACAATG GACATTGATTTCTTCTGTGAATAG